One window of the candidate division WOR-3 bacterium genome contains the following:
- a CDS encoding S8 family serine peptidase has translation MNSFIGRASLFLMLAVAVLSAGVKNHYNMGPAHRFMPVTGEEINRISFSNGFFIDTRYGEPVVPADFRLEPEDGEAVYYIVQFTGPIQRRWFRELERLGIKTIGYLPNYATIARLSPQDREQVAGLPFVNWIGIFQPAYKVQAELLEGNGIKDIAILITPGEEPEPIKAVITGQGGKVINTTTSPFGTVIEATVSTWAIAAIARRPEAFWIQERTEPTTANNKCQWVTQSGWSSSAPPDTSLAARPAWLNGVRGQGVIMSTTDTGLNMGHDMFRDDSMSVTPPGVWPEHRKVVAYKKYGTADASEGQYHGSHVNGTVAGDDSITGGSSFYDGMAIKGRLYFVDVTNGSSFVVPNDLWTVWDTVYFGRGLPDSLRPIRQHSGSWGWGNTSGTYLIQDASTDAFAWAYKDFLNIMAAGNEYSARRIRNPGIAKNVLTVGATRNGTSSNAIASFSSRGPTQDGRLKPTIMAPGESLYSATRTGTNTYSSMSGTSMATPAVSGAVGLMRCYLQEGYYPTGEPVEENRLDYISAALLRSMAIASADPNIGSYTPPDNNIGWGRIDVDSVLYFAGDTRRLLLKDDTFGLATGEYKMEYFQVNSAIPLRVALVWTDTAAAPNANPTLVNNLDLELISPAGVSYHGNKYSSGQSIENPTGWDSINVEECCRVNAPDSGLWAIRVWARNVATSRRQPFAWTITGDVSFSSFMADVGVSAILAPVGEIDSGTIVTPQVLVQNFGTEDESLSVVFAIEPDYADTQSIFINAGAAETLNFLDWEALVIGTYASRCTTMLFGDMNTTNDLAVDSFEVVPVSGVAEGKNLPRRLLLEPTQPNPFTNRVAIRYGLPVQTGVKVQIFSVTGELVKTVVAGEKAAGFHQVFWNGTDERGHNLGYGVFYLRLTTAEKVLTRKMVRTR, from the coding sequence TTGAATAGTTTTATCGGTCGTGCCAGCCTTTTTCTAATGCTGGCGGTAGCTGTTCTTTCTGCCGGTGTAAAGAACCATTACAATATGGGACCGGCACACAGGTTTATGCCCGTAACCGGTGAGGAAATCAACCGTATCAGTTTCAGCAACGGTTTTTTTATTGATACCCGTTATGGTGAGCCGGTTGTCCCGGCTGATTTCAGGCTTGAGCCCGAAGATGGGGAGGCGGTTTATTATATCGTTCAGTTTACAGGTCCAATTCAAAGGCGCTGGTTCAGAGAGCTGGAACGGCTGGGCATCAAAACCATTGGTTATCTGCCCAATTATGCCACAATCGCGAGATTGAGTCCGCAAGACAGGGAGCAGGTTGCCGGTTTGCCTTTTGTTAACTGGATAGGGATATTCCAGCCGGCTTATAAGGTTCAGGCAGAACTGCTTGAGGGTAACGGCATTAAAGATATTGCCATCCTTATTACTCCAGGTGAGGAGCCGGAGCCAATAAAGGCGGTTATCACAGGTCAGGGGGGGAAGGTTATCAATACCACCACCAGCCCTTTTGGCACGGTAATTGAGGCAACGGTCAGCACCTGGGCGATTGCGGCGATTGCGCGCAGACCCGAGGCGTTCTGGATTCAGGAACGGACCGAGCCGACCACCGCCAACAATAAGTGCCAGTGGGTAACCCAATCTGGCTGGAGTTCAAGCGCACCGCCGGATACATCACTTGCAGCCCGTCCTGCCTGGCTTAATGGTGTGCGTGGCCAGGGGGTAATAATGTCAACAACCGATACCGGGTTAAATATGGGGCATGATATGTTTCGGGATGATTCAATGAGCGTAACACCGCCTGGTGTCTGGCCCGAACACCGCAAGGTTGTTGCCTATAAGAAATATGGCACTGCGGATGCGAGCGAAGGGCAGTATCACGGTTCCCATGTTAATGGGACGGTTGCCGGAGATGACTCAATAACCGGCGGCAGCAGTTTTTATGACGGGATGGCAATCAAGGGCAGGCTCTATTTTGTTGATGTCACCAATGGCAGCAGTTTTGTTGTCCCTAATGACCTTTGGACGGTCTGGGATACGGTCTATTTTGGCAGGGGTTTGCCCGATTCGCTGCGCCCGATAAGGCAGCATTCCGGCTCCTGGGGATGGGGAAACACGAGCGGGACATATCTGATTCAGGATGCTTCAACCGATGCATTTGCCTGGGCGTATAAGGATTTTTTGAATATTATGGCAGCAGGTAACGAGTACTCAGCCAGGCGCATCCGCAACCCCGGAATTGCCAAGAATGTGCTGACAGTGGGTGCAACCAGGAATGGCACCTCGTCAAATGCGATTGCCAGTTTTTCCAGCCGGGGTCCAACACAGGATGGCAGGCTGAAGCCGACAATAATGGCGCCTGGTGAGTCGCTCTATTCGGCGACACGAACCGGGACAAATACCTATTCATCGATGAGCGGGACATCAATGGCAACGCCCGCAGTTTCAGGTGCGGTGGGTCTGATGCGCTGTTATCTGCAGGAGGGTTATTATCCAACTGGTGAACCGGTTGAGGAGAACCGGCTTGATTATATTTCGGCAGCGCTCTTGCGTTCAATGGCAATCGCATCTGCTGACCCGAACATCGGCTCCTATACCCCGCCGGACAATAACATTGGCTGGGGCAGGATTGATGTTGATTCGGTGCTCTATTTTGCTGGCGATACCAGGCGGCTTTTATTAAAGGATGATACCTTTGGTCTTGCTACTGGTGAATACAAGATGGAGTATTTTCAGGTAAATTCGGCAATTCCGCTGAGGGTCGCTTTAGTGTGGACCGACACCGCGGCTGCGCCCAATGCCAATCCCACACTGGTAAATAATCTTGATTTGGAGTTGATTTCACCTGCCGGCGTTTCCTATCACGGCAACAAATACTCAAGCGGTCAGTCAATTGAGAACCCAACCGGCTGGGATTCAATCAATGTTGAGGAGTGCTGCCGGGTCAATGCGCCTGATTCCGGGCTCTGGGCAATAAGGGTCTGGGCGCGCAATGTCGCTACGAGCAGGCGCCAGCCTTTTGCCTGGACTATTACCGGTGATGTCAGCTTTAGTTCATTTATGGCTGATGTCGGGGTGAGTGCGATTCTGGCACCGGTCGGTGAGATTGATTCGGGCACAATCGTGACGCCGCAGGTTTTGGTTCAGAACTTCGGGACCGAGGATGAGAGTCTATCAGTGGTTTTTGCGATTGAGCCGGATTATGCTGATACCCAGTCAATCTTCATAAATGCGGGTGCGGCAGAGACACTGAACTTTCTTGACTGGGAGGCTCTGGTCATCGGCACCTATGCGAGCCGGTGCACAACGATGCTTTTTGGTGATATGAACACAACCAATGACCTTGCGGTTGACAGTTTTGAGGTTGTGCCGGTTAGCGGGGTTGCCGAAGGCAAGAATCTGCCCAGGCGGCTTTTGCTTGAACCGACTCAGCCCAATCCGTTTACCAACAGGGTTGCCATTCGTTATGGCTTGCCTGTTCAGACAGGGGTGAAGGTGCAGATATTCTCGGTTACCGGCGAACTGGTAAAGACGGTGGTTGCGGGTGAGAAGGCTGCCGGTTTTCATCAGGTGTTCTGGAACGGAACCGATGAGCGCGGGCATAATCTTGGTTACGGTGTTTTCTATCTGCGGCTGACAACCGCTGAAAAGGTTTTGACCAGAAAGATGGTCAGGACAAGGTAA
- a CDS encoding YCF48-related protein: protein MKAFLVFVFAGLATIGSGEWVSIGPDGGNVMALAIDPNNSSRLLAIPYTYPDTPNVYVSEDSGANWQVAGRFGGLYPLCLAIDHHQPRRVYALGRSGLFLFSTDGGETWNSRPLSRFAYALKPDPHIEGRVFACGSEVIGGNPVPVVFVSTDYGENWFRVIPDSQAISIQAFSLAFDPNRSDLVWLGCNGARVYRSEDGGTSWELRGSGLPENSTVQMISVNPDNSSIVLAATSAGAYRTTDEGENWYQVEVPQAIMVDFPLTDGARGYAIGYNETTRASAVFVSTDSGASWSLAQPGIVLDKGSGFCSDPNVPLVAYVNNTRGVFRTVDGANNWSERHSGLRFAHISTISVSPVDSSRVYLEFYENGVYKSLDGGNTWQRCEDFLACGNICGIGIAPNAGVDVLYALEGKG from the coding sequence ATGAAGGCTTTTCTCGTGTTTGTTTTTGCCGGATTGGCAACCATTGGTTCAGGAGAATGGGTCTCAATTGGTCCGGATGGTGGCAATGTTATGGCGCTGGCAATTGACCCGAACAACTCCAGCAGGCTTCTGGCAATTCCCTATACCTATCCTGATACACCCAATGTTTATGTTTCTGAGGACAGCGGTGCAAACTGGCAGGTTGCAGGCAGGTTTGGTGGTCTCTATCCCTTGTGTCTGGCAATTGACCATCATCAGCCAAGGAGGGTTTATGCGCTTGGTCGTTCTGGTCTGTTCTTGTTTTCAACTGATGGGGGCGAAACCTGGAACAGCCGTCCCCTTAGCCGGTTTGCCTATGCGCTGAAACCTGACCCGCATATTGAGGGCAGGGTTTTTGCCTGCGGTTCTGAGGTTATTGGCGGCAATCCTGTGCCTGTGGTTTTTGTCTCCACCGATTACGGTGAAAACTGGTTCAGGGTCATTCCTGATTCCCAGGCAATTTCAATTCAGGCTTTTAGCCTGGCTTTTGACCCGAATAGAAGTGATTTGGTCTGGCTCGGGTGTAACGGCGCGAGGGTTTATCGCTCAGAGGATGGTGGCACAAGCTGGGAGTTGCGGGGTTCGGGTCTACCGGAGAATTCAACAGTCCAGATGATTTCGGTAAATCCGGATAACAGCAGTATTGTCCTTGCCGCCACATCAGCAGGTGCCTATCGGACAACCGATGAAGGTGAAAACTGGTACCAGGTGGAGGTGCCGCAGGCGATAATGGTTGACTTTCCTCTGACTGATGGGGCAAGAGGTTATGCTATAGGTTATAATGAGACAACAAGGGCGAGTGCGGTTTTTGTCTCCACCGATTCAGGTGCGAGTTGGAGTTTGGCACAGCCCGGAATTGTTCTTGATAAAGGGAGCGGCTTCTGCTCAGACCCGAATGTCCCGCTTGTTGCCTATGTCAATAATACCCGTGGTGTTTTTCGGACGGTTGATGGTGCTAATAACTGGTCAGAAAGGCATTCAGGTCTGCGTTTTGCCCACATCTCGACAATCAGCGTGAGCCCGGTTGATTCCAGCCGGGTTTATCTTGAGTTTTACGAGAACGGGGTCTATAAGTCTCTTGATGGTGGCAACACCTGGCAGAGGTGTGAGGATTTCCTTGCCTGCGGCAATATCTGTGGCATCGGAATCGCACCCAATGCCGGCGTGGATGTCCTTTATGCGCTTGAAGGCAAGGGTTGA
- a CDS encoding T9SS type A sorting domain-containing protein, with translation MDLILTGGRGPSTQTNLSFVVSYSTDGGTNWTRCNLSGSTSGFCYSLAVAPSQTQIVYAGGEVGGSGAVYRSTDSGLNWTRTPGSPAETVFGLAVHPFDPNRVFAATSGGVYLTTNGGVDWNLLREERGLRAVRVYPFSADTVIVGGDFGVLISEDGGNSWDEMNQGLGCTKVTALEFAREDELRLIAGTNGAACYAWVFPTGVSELKEKGLRVLHIAPNPATGQVRVSTGKDFGRVALFDALGRRVWQGMSSGNEMVVDVRGLTPGCYQVEFVANGQRKYQRLIISR, from the coding sequence TTGGATTTGATTCTCACCGGTGGCAGAGGTCCTTCAACCCAGACCAACTTGTCTTTTGTTGTCTCCTATTCAACCGATGGCGGCACCAACTGGACAAGATGCAACCTTTCCGGCTCAACATCAGGTTTCTGTTATTCCCTTGCGGTAGCACCTTCACAGACACAAATCGTTTATGCTGGTGGCGAGGTTGGTGGCTCAGGTGCGGTATATCGCTCAACAGACAGCGGTTTGAACTGGACAAGAACCCCTGGTTCACCAGCGGAAACGGTCTTTGGTCTGGCGGTTCATCCTTTTGACCCGAACCGGGTTTTTGCCGCAACCAGCGGTGGTGTTTATCTGACAACCAATGGTGGTGTTGACTGGAACCTTTTGCGGGAAGAGCGGGGGTTACGCGCGGTGAGGGTTTATCCTTTTAGTGCGGATACGGTCATCGTTGGTGGTGATTTCGGGGTCTTGATTTCTGAGGACGGTGGCAACTCCTGGGATGAGATGAATCAGGGGCTTGGCTGCACAAAGGTGACCGCGCTGGAGTTTGCCCGCGAGGATGAGCTGCGTCTTATTGCCGGAACAAATGGCGCTGCCTGTTATGCCTGGGTTTTCCCCACCGGGGTGAGCGAGTTAAAGGAAAAAGGGCTGAGGGTGTTGCATATTGCCCCTAATCCGGCAACAGGGCAGGTGCGGGTTTCTACCGGAAAGGATTTTGGCAGGGTGGCGCTGTTTGATGCTTTGGGCAGAAGGGTTTGGCAGGGGATGAGTAGCGGTAATGAGATGGTAGTTGATGTGCGCGGGTTAACACCAGGCTGCTATCAGGTTGAATTTGTGGCAAACGGGCAAAGGAAATACCAGCGGCTGATAATCAGCCGCTAA